The following proteins are encoded in a genomic region of Corylus avellana chromosome ca4, CavTom2PMs-1.0:
- the LOC132178392 gene encoding hypersensitive-induced response protein-like protein 1, whose amino-acid sequence MGQIFCCVKVDQSTLAIRESFGKFDAVLEPGCHCMPWICGKRIAGHLTLRVQQLDVQCETMTKDNVFVTVVASIQYRLIAKKATNAFYQLSNIERLIESYVFDVIRAFVPTMELHSLFEQKYEIAEALTVALDKAMLAYGFETVQTLIVDIERDTLMRVKAQKKLEIMRAKKDANEKAQAQKKLELEILRDSNQKAMKIIQKHNYNVFYK is encoded by the exons ATGGGGCAAATTTTCTGTTGTGTTAAAGTGGACCAATCAACTCTGGCCATTAGAGAAAGTTTTGGAAAGTTTGACGCTGTGCTTGAGCCTGGTTGTCACTGTATGCCTTGGATTTGTGGCAAGCGGATAGCTGGCCACCTCACTTTGCGTGTACAGCAGCTTGATGTTCAATGTGAAACGATGACAAAG GATAATGTCTTTGTTACTGTTGTTGCATCTATTCAATACCGCCTTATAGCAAAAAAGGCTACAAATGCTTTCTACCAACTCAGCAACATCGAAAGACTAATCGAATCCTATGTTTTTGATG TTATTAGGGCATTTGTTCCAACGATGGAGCTGCATTCTCTTTTTGAACAAAAGTATGAAATAGCGGAAGCCTTGACAGTGGCACTAGACAAG GCCATGTTAGCATATGGGTTTGAGACAGTTCAGACCCTTATTGTGGATATTGAACGAGATACACTGATGAGAGTCAAAGCACAAAAGAAATTGGAGATCATGCGTGCAAAGAAAGATGCAAATGAGAAAGCCCAAGCACAGAAGAAATTGGAGTTGGAGATCTTGCGTGATTCAAATCAGAAAGCTATGAAGATCATCCAAAAGCataattataatgttttttataaataa
- the LOC132179984 gene encoding 4-hydroxybenzoate polyprenyltransferase, mitochondrial — translation MSWFRVARASRRLQRPSLFSSSLSLSRSILNPLRASSHPTPNPNPDYHNPFRQYYRYTPISDLSRDNLKLDWWGYKSVAHISTSVRESSNSEEDKDGGSGLPKAEVSWIDLYLPKQARPYARLARLDKPIGTWLLAWPCMWSITLAASPGHLPDVKMLLLFGCGALLLRGAGCTVNDLLDRDIDTMVERTKLRPVASGLLSPFQGLCFLGFQLLLGLGILLQLNNYSRILGASSLLLVFSYPLMKRLTFWPQAYLGLTFNWGALLGWAAVKGSLDPAIVFPLYISGVFWTLVYDTIYAHQDKEDDLKVGVKSTALRFGDSTKQWITGFGIACISSLALSGFNAGLGSPYYAFLAAASGQLAWQIRTADLSSRADCNRKFVSNKWFGAIIFSGILFGRLSS, via the exons ATGTCGTGGTTTCGAGTTGCTCGTGCTTCGCGTAGGCTTCAGAGACCTTCTCTCTTTTCctcctcactctctctctctcgctccaTCTTGAATCCCTTACGGGCTTCCTCTCACCCAACACCAAACCCTAACCCTGATTATCATAACCCGTTCAGGCAGTACTACCGGTACACTCCCATTTCCGACTTGTCCCGCGATAATTTGAAATTGGATTGGTGGGGTTATAAGTCGGTTGCGCACATTTCGACGAGCGTGAGGGAGAGTTCGAATAGTGAGGAGGATAAGGATGGAGGGTCTGGACTGCCCAAGGCGGAGGTGTCTTGGATCGACTTGTATTTGCCGAAACAAGCTCGCCCTTATGCTCGTCTCGCTCGCCTCGATAAGCCCATTGGGACCTGGCTGCTCGCTTGGCCTTGTATGTG GTCAATTACCTTGGCAGCGTCGCCAGGACATCTCCCCGATGTTAAGATGTTGCTGCTTTTTGGTTGTGGGGCTCTGCTTCTAAGGGGTGCTGGATGTACCGTAAATGACCTCCTTGATCGTGATATTGATACCATG GTGGAACGTACAAAGTTGCGACCAGTTGCAAGTGGTCTTTTGTCACCATTTCAAGGGCTTTGTTTTCTTGGGTTTCAATTGCTTTTGGGTCTTGGGATTCTgcttcaattaaataattatag CCGTATTTTGGGGGCTTCATCCTTGTTGCTAGTCTTCTCCTATCCACTGATGAAGAGGTTGACATTTTGG CCTCAAGCCTATCTAGGTCTGACCTTTAACTGGGGTGCTTTATTAGGGTGGGCTGCAGTTAAAGGAAGTCTGGATCCAGCTATAGTGTTTCCATTGTACATTTCTGGAGTATTTTGGACTCTTGTGTATGATACGATATATGCACATCAG GATAAAGAAGATGATTTGAAGGTGGGTGTTAAATCTACAGCTTTGAGATTTGGAGATTCGACTAAGCAGTGGATTACTGGGTTTGGAATTGCATGCATTAGTAGTCTTGCCCTCAGTGGATTTAATGCTGGGCTCG GGTCGCCATATTATGCATTTCTGGCAGCTGCATCTGGACAATTAGCTTGGCAGATACGGACAGCTGATCTATCATCCCGTGCTGATTGCAATCGAAA ATTTGTGTCCAACAAGTGGTTCGGTGCAATTATTTTCAGTGGGATCTTATTTGGAAGGCTTTCGTCATAG